In the genome of Halalkalicoccus subterraneus, the window TTCCCTTCGGCGTCGGCACCCATCGCGTTGATGTGGGTGTGCTCGCCGACGGCCTCGGACGAGACGATCGGGTCCTCGACGGGGGTAACGGTGGAAAGGACGTCACACGATGCGGTCTCCTCGATCGACCCGCCCCGCACCTCGAATCGGTCCTCGAAGGTGGAGACGAACCGCTCGACGCGCTCCTCGTCGAGGTCGCTGATCACGACGCGTTCGATGGGACGAACCTCGGCGATGGCTTCGAGTTGGGTGTACGCCTGGACGCCCGCGCCGACGATCCCCATCGAGCTCGCCCCGGCGACCGCGAGGTGGTCGGTGGCGACCGCCGCGGCCGCGCCGGTGCGCTGCATCGTGAGTTCGGTCCCGTCCATGATCGCCAGTGGTACTGCGGTCTCGGGGTCCGAGTAGACCATCGTCCCCAGAACCGTGGGTAGCTCGTGGTCGGCGGGGTTGTCGGGGTGGACGTTGACCCACTTGATCCCGGCGGCGTCCCACGATCCGGCGTCGAGGTAGGCCGGCATCGAGCGGAAGTCGCCGTTGTACTGGGGCAGGTCGATGTAGGATTTCGGCGGCATCTGGGCGTCGCCGCGCTCGTAGGCCGCGAAGGCGTCCTCGACTGCGGGAATGAGTTCCGACAATCGGGTGTTCTCGGCCACGTCGTCGCCGTTCAAAAGCAGCGTTTGCATAGCGGCAACTATCGCGGAGTCCTACTTAGTTCCATCTGAACGCGGAGAGGATCCCGGCGAGGAAGTTTCGGTACTCCGCACGAGAGTGGGCCGATATCCCACGCGGGTACTGCCTGCAGCGGTCTTATCAACCCAGGTACACCGTATGACGTATGGGCTTTCGAACGACAGCCGGCTGGTCGCTCATCACGTCCGGAATCGTCACGCTCGTGCTCGCGTATCTACCGTATCCCTCGTTCTACTGGGGGATCGGCCTCCTCGTCGTGGGAGTCCTCCTGTTCGTGACCCGACGGATCATCTAACGGATCCGGTGGAGGGCGTCGAGACTCTAGCGTGCCGTCGCAGGCACCCGCCGTTAAGGACGTCCCGAAAGCGTCGCTTCCGACGAAACGACGGCTCGTCAGTGCGGTGGCGGTAATTAACGATAAAAAAACGAATCCAGGTCGGAAACGGTTGTGGGGCTGTTCTCTCGGAGCGAAGCGTCGGTGAAACGTCAGGGTCGATGTGATCCGGCCTACGCCCTCATCACATAGCCTTGACCGAGCTTCACTCGGTCGTGCGATGAAGTGTCTCCGTTCGTTCGGAACTCACATCGCGCCGCCCATGCC includes:
- a CDS encoding ornithine cyclodeaminase family protein: MQTLLLNGDDVAENTRLSELIPAVEDAFAAYERGDAQMPPKSYIDLPQYNGDFRSMPAYLDAGSWDAAGIKWVNVHPDNPADHELPTVLGTMVYSDPETAVPLAIMDGTELTMQRTGAAAAVATDHLAVAGASSMGIVGAGVQAYTQLEAIAEVRPIERVVISDLDEERVERFVSTFEDRFEVRGGSIEETASCDVLSTVTPVEDPIVSSEAVGEHTHINAMGADAEGKHEIADEVLLNAKLVIDDHAQTTHSGEINVPYNEGVLTDDDIHAAIGEIVVGDVVGRTPEDGVTVFDSTGLAIQDVAAAHVVYEHAEENDNGYPFDLLGLN